In the genome of Paenibacillus pabuli, one region contains:
- a CDS encoding phosphoribosylaminoimidazolesuccinocarboxamide synthase: MALSTAADLVKAPLLYKGKVRELYDLGEYFLIVVTDRISAFDYVLDPAVPEKGNVLNKLSSFWFELTSDMMDNHVVHTDVNQLGDIITDPDLLKDRIMVTRKAERIDIECVVRGYITGGGWRQYEKSGEVNGIKLPDGLRKNAKLDVPIFTPAAKNDVGHDEDISMDRMKELVGDALAIELQEKSLRLYEFARDYCDQRGIILADCKFEFGMVDGKVILIDEIFTPDASRFWAKENYELDIEIDSMDKEPVRTYLLGSDWDKNSKPDPLPQEVVEATTARYVDIYNRLTK, translated from the coding sequence ATGGCGCTGTCCACTGCGGCAGATCTCGTTAAAGCTCCTCTGTTATATAAGGGGAAAGTACGTGAGTTGTACGATCTGGGTGAGTATTTTCTCATCGTGGTTACAGACCGGATTTCGGCATTTGACTATGTGCTGGACCCAGCCGTTCCCGAGAAAGGAAATGTGCTTAATAAACTGAGCAGCTTCTGGTTTGAACTGACGAGCGACATGATGGATAACCACGTGGTGCATACGGATGTAAACCAGTTGGGTGATATCATTACTGACCCTGACCTGCTCAAAGATCGCATCATGGTGACCCGCAAAGCCGAGCGCATTGATATTGAATGTGTGGTTCGTGGATACATTACCGGAGGCGGATGGAGACAATATGAGAAAAGCGGAGAGGTCAACGGCATCAAGCTGCCGGATGGACTTCGCAAAAACGCCAAGCTCGACGTTCCCATCTTCACCCCGGCGGCCAAAAACGATGTCGGTCACGACGAAGACATCTCGATGGATCGAATGAAAGAGCTTGTCGGAGATGCTCTGGCGATTGAGCTTCAGGAAAAAAGCCTGCGTCTCTACGAATTCGCTCGCGACTATTGCGATCAGCGAGGCATCATCCTGGCAGACTGCAAGTTCGAGTTCGGCATGGTCGATGGCAAAGTCATTCTGATTGATGAAATCTTCACTCCGGACGCTTCCCGCTTCTGGGCCAAAGAGAATTATGAACTCGACATCGAAATCGACAGCATGGATAAAGAGCCGGTGCGCACCTATCTGTTAGGCAGCGATTGGGACAAGAACAGTAAACCTGACCCGCTGCCACAAGAGGTTGTGGAGGCAACAACCGCCAGATACGTCGATATTTATAACCGTTTAACGAAATAA
- the purS gene encoding phosphoribosylformylglycinamidine synthase subunit PurS, with protein sequence MIKATVYVTIKQSVLDPQGVAVQGALHSMGFNEVEIVRIGKVMELTLDTTDRAEAEKRLTIMCEKLLANTVVEDYRYELEG encoded by the coding sequence ATGATTAAAGCAACCGTCTATGTCACTATTAAGCAAAGCGTTCTCGACCCGCAAGGAGTAGCTGTTCAAGGTGCCCTGCACTCGATGGGATTCAATGAAGTAGAAATTGTACGGATTGGTAAAGTCATGGAACTGACTCTGGATACAACAGACCGTGCGGAAGCGGAGAAACGATTGACAATAATGTGTGAGAAGCTGCTGGCTAACACCGTTGTTGAAGATTACCGCTACGAATTGGAGGGTTAA